The sequence GAAGTAAGGCCCTATCAAACACAACCTCTTCCTGACGCTCGttcatttttagaattttttgcTTCAGTTATTAGAACCAAAACAATGCATCTCTCGTTTCTTTTAGCTCTTGCTGACAAGAGAGCTCTTCATTGACAGGTAATTGTCAAATTTGTTGAAGCTATTGTCTGTAAAAATAGTGGGCAAAAGGTGCAGGTCATTAGTAACTTGGTACGCTTGACCTGCTGACTGCTGCACCTCAGAAATAGGAAAAGGCTTATGGTTGATTTCCCCGCAAAAATTTATACAAACTGATTTCTTCATGAAACCCCAGGAATACTTTTGTGGTGAAAGTGGCTGCCTGACATTGTAAGTATACCTACCTTTGGCCAACTGTCGACCCCTTCCACCAATATACAGAGTGTACAGTTCTATACTTGTTTCTGACATTTAGGGACGATCAACCCACCACTCAAAATTCGTGAAGTGAACTATTCATTTTGAGTAATAACAAATTTTTTGCTTTAGCCATATTAGAATTAGTTTAAAGTTCTAAATCATGGCTAGAGTCCCTAGATCAATTATGAGTGCTAAATCTGCTTTATTACTATCTCCCTTTTCTGTCAGCTTTATTTGCAACTTCTGATTATGGAGCTAGTACAGTTAGCACACAAATACTTGGTGCCTTTTCTTTCGCTTTACATGGTCGCCATGCCTTGGATACAATGTCTTCAATACCCACTCTCCTTGCAAATATTCAGTCTGCTCAGTTTTAGTGTGCTAGAAAATACCAGCCTTGAGTGCGAAGAGTACTTGAGAATTTGTTAATTGTAACTCGCTTTCTGTATTTCAAATACAAGGTAGGCTGTTGATCATCCTATTCCTTCCACGGGGTAGCAATAGCAAATTACCAATATTGCTCTACTTGGTCAAAAGTTAGATCTATATGGccctcaaataaaaattatgggCCTCTTTATTTGAAAAGTTCAAACCTGACCCTTGAAACAAGTTCAAGGGGTGAATTGACTGTTTCTCCGTTAGTTGTCTGCTAGCTGATTGAAAAGCTGTCTAGAACATATAATGTGGTAATCAGAAAATCTTACATAATATTGATCCTCAATTTTTTCTCGTAAAACCTGTGAATAGAGATTGATGTTACTTCTTAGGTTCACAGTTGAGAACAGGAATTGATACCATATCAACGAGGAGCTCTTCCTGAAGTGCAGGTACAAGGGCGAGAAAAGATTTCTCTTCACAGTTTATAAGCCATAGGTTGCTGATCACCCCCTGTGACCCTCTCTGACTATTCATTAGATTTCCAAGTTCAGTTTCGTATTTTCCTTGTTAAGAACCCTGGCATCATCACATGTAGGGCCATCTGCCATATAATGGAAGTTGAGACCTGCATACATCAATTTGGACTTTGAATTGAAAGCTACCAGATATGCAGGTTGGCATTGGAAGCTACTGGATAATCGTCAAACAACAGTAGCTAATCAGACAAGTATCAAAATCTTAATCGAGTGCATGAGAGGCCAAATAGAGAATCACCTGGATATTAAGTTTCAATTACATCAATTCTTCACAAGTCTTAAGACCCAACCAGTGTCGACTGTCTGGCTGGGCAACTGATCTACAATATGATACCTTCTAATGGAGcaaactaaaatatatgataatcCAAAACAAGTATTCTTAAGGACCAGCAACTAGCAAAGTTTTACATAAGAGGATAAATGATCCCTAATGTTTTGTGAAGTATACAATTGAATTCTCAACCGAAGACCCTCAAATTTACTACACTTTAATCTGTCAATTCCTAACTAACTTTATGTGACCGTCTAAACTCAATTGTCAGTAGGCTGTACAATGAAAACAGTATAAGTTTACAAATTAAAAGGCTATTCCATTCAAAAGTTAAATGCCCATTTTATTGGCATATTTAAGGCTTAAGGAATTAGAGAAGTGAAGGATACTTGCCAGTTGCCACAATAAAATACTTTAGAAATGTATGCAAGTATCCTGCACCCTTAAAGGTGAACCAAATACCTTACATATCTAACATAAGCATTCAATTGACTGAATAATTGGTAAATGTAAAACAAAATgggttaaatattatttatcctTCATGGTTTGGTCTAATATATGAACTGGTTCTTGCATTtctttattacattaaaatctctttgagttttaataaaactatcTACTACCACCTTCATTGTTAGTGGACGAACTACACtggtaattttaaaattacaatttgatccttaaactTATATAAAGTATCAAATTcgtccaaaattaattttatcatcaaattagagtaaaatcttatttttagcacaaattagttttaatgtctaattaaaataataaatcttaatattttttttcttgctctaattttttatttttaaacaatttaattcaagccaatttaaacattttaaaactacttatatttgcaataatattactaaagtactatataatttaattttagttattaatataaaataaatatttttagtcattctattgttatttttattatatattatagttaaactatataaaaattaagaactaaattaaataatcatgtTTTAATCTAGTAAAATAATCTAGACAACAAATTGACAAGTTCACTATCAATAAAGAAGATAATGATAATGttgtatattaaaaatgaagctttttatcaaccattcaaatgaaatcaatataagtaaagtttttatttttaatatagtttaatttagtgtctaataaaaataataaattttaactatttattttatttaagaatttaaaattgaactacatagtaatttaataatattaaacaaaaaaaaagtgttTTTAATatgtctaaatttttttagaattaaattatgctaagaaaattaaaagatataaaaaaaataaaaaaattattaaatttattattttaatgagaCGCTACAAATTAacttatgttaaaaataacattttactctaatttgataataaaagtaattttggaCGAGTTTAatacttgataataagttcaaggatcaaattgtaattttaaattatcagtTTAATCATTCCAATAACACTCAAGGAtagtagttaattttattaaatctcaAGGgggttttaatataataaaagaaaatgtaggAACCGACTCATATATTAGATCAAACCACATAggataaatagtatttaaccgAACAAAAATGTCCGAATAGTAGAGTTGCTAGTATTGCTGAGAAGGTATCAAACAAGAACCAAACTTACCTGCTCCCTCTCGTGACATGTACTGGAACAAGTAGTTGTAAGATTCATTATGCTGCGACCTTCTTTGAGCATTCTTCCGGTGAATGTTTATCTTCCATTGTCCTACAAAACATGAGGAATTCTGGAATTCAATCACAATTTTGTATTTAGAATTAAGCCACAGGCATGAAATCCTTAAATCATCAACGTTGGCCCTACTTAAGCATCATTACTAAACTAAGATTTTGAATCTCCATAATTTCCACCGAATTATACTACACAAACAGCCCGCTCTCATCTATGTCTCAGCAGTCAACAGTGATGTTAAGATCCCATCAGAATCTGTACATCCATCTGCCCTGACAAACTATTTACATCAGATTGAATTTCCTTTATAGCCCTACTTTTTTGCCAACTGATCTATCTGTAATGTCGTTTTACACAGAAATTGTTGAACTTATTTTTTCTACATGGTAAACTTGAACTTAGTTGAATCAAATTTTCACTGCTTTTCGCTATTCATTTACTTCGCAAGCAAGAAATTCTCAGCAGAGatacaataaagaaaagtatcCAGAAATAGGTCATACAAGGAATAGCAGTTGTTAGCTCACGAAAATTATGCATAAGAGAATTTATCATTACAGACAGAGAGATGCAATGCTGATGTTATCCATTTGATTCAGGGAATATATTCTCCTAATTATATATGGCCAGTCACTTAGCATGTTATATGTACCAGAAAGTTGAAGAAGTACACTAATGTCTATTGCTAACAAGCAAAATAGCAGAACTGAGCATAAAACACCAATATATTGAAGATTTGAAGAGAGTTCAGCCAGTATAAGTGAAAATGCTGAGATATTGTCAGTTCAGGGTACAATGAACTCAACTCATGGTAACTTACTCCTTATATCTTTTGATGAGAGAATTAGGCCTCTTGTAACCATCTTTCTGTTGCTTAGCCCTTGCTTTCCCTGCCTGCCTTGATTCCAGTTTCCAGCGAGCTTTGGTGAGAGAATCGCCCAATAAATCAGCAATTTCTGTTGCCATTGCCTCAGCTTTCTTCTTATATGGAAAAGTTTCCTCTTTGAACTGATGAGATAACCATAGATACATGGACAGAACTTGATGTTTAGTTTCAAGATTTAGGAGTTCAGTGTCATTCCGAGCAGATCCTTTTGGCATTCCCATTGCTATACCAACAGGGACCTTCTGACTGTAGGAAGATGCAAACCTTAGAAGATGGTACATTGCTTTCGGGTCTCTAATATTTACAGGagcaaaacaaaaattaaaacgaTCTTCCAAAGATAAACCCTGAACCTTCTCCAACATATTTGCTACCTTCTTTATGTGATCATGCCGACACAAGAAGTATGACCCATCAAGACGGCAGCTTTCACCGAACTTTTCAAGCATCTGGGGAAACGTAATATTTGGAATTTTCCCAGCAAACAATTCAACCTGCTCAAAGAAAGGGAAGAGGCCCACTTTCTTTACTTCCTCAAAAGGCTGCTTTAAACACTCAATCAAGTAATTTAGGTCATCTAAATGCAGTGTGGTTGTGAGTCCATCTGGATAGCGGCTTCCTCTCCTGCCAGCTCTTCCAGCAATCTGCTTCACCTGTGATGCTGGAACTGATACGATCTTGTCACCATTGTACTTTGAAAGACTATTAAAAACTACCCTTCTAATATTAAGATTCAAACCCATCCCCACAGCATCACTTGCCACCAACACATCGAATTCATTATCTTGATCATTGAATAAGTTAGCTTGCTGTCTACGAGTCTCGGGTGGTAAGGCACCATAAATAACACAACAGCGATGTTTGGTGTGTTTCTCAATTGTCAATTTTACCTCAAAAATTTCTCTTCTTGAAAATGCAACCACACAATCCCCAGAACGTACATTTTTTAGATCTCCCAAAAGGGTTTTGGCTTCAACCACCAATGGTTTGAACCTTCCATAATGGTTTTCAATCAATTCATCCCCAGTTTCTGAACATATCTTTCTAACAATATTCAGAACACTTGGATCTCCACACAAATGAATCTCATCAGCTTTCAGACCAAGCAATGCTCTTGTCCATGCATAACCTCTGAATGCATCTCCCATCATCTGAATCTCATCAATGACAGCCACATCATATAACTCGTCACTTGACACCATTTCCACGGTACAAGCCACATGGTTTGCAAATGGGACAGTTTTCTTCTCTTGACCTGTGTAAAGACTACAGTAGACACCATGGGCATTCACCTTGTCAAATACTTCCATTGCCAAGAGCCTAAGTGGACTGCAATAAACACCCTTCTTAGCTTCCATAAAACGTTGCAATGCATTGTAAGTTTTACCACTGTTTGTCGGGCCGCagtgatatataattttgcgTTTCATCACCCGTGCAAAAGGAAACCATGTGTGTGGCTTTCTAAGGTCTGCTGACTGTAACATACCCTGAAATCGCTTAATCTCGTCAGGAAACTCTTCAATGCAATATTCAACAAATATAGGAAAAAGGAACCTAACAGCAGCATCAGAAGGACCAATGGAAACCAAGTATAAGGCAAGTTCAGCAGAACTTTTCTTACAGAAGAAGTTCCGAAAATTACGTGCAGCAGTAGGGAAAAAAGACCTGCCAATATAAATTGCAAGAGCCTGATTGGCAGCCCACCCAGAATTGGCAAAGTAATAGAAAATCTCTTGCAGAGTATCCCAATCAGACCGTTTGAGCGTGTCATTCTTTTCAGCATTACGAAGCTCCCGATATAATTCTATAGCGTCACGGAATGCTACATTTTCTTTCCGAACAAGATCGTTGCTATCTTGGTTACCATTTTCATCGTCAACAACTAAAGGATCAGAAAAAGTACTTTCATTAACACAACGATTTTCATTGTCAACAACTAAAGGATCAGAAAAAGTACTTTCATTCACACCATCAGCACCATCTTCCATGGTATTCTCATCaacattttctaaaatatcaaCAGTGTCGTTTTCTTCCAATTCTGAATTGGCGCTATTCTTATTATCCCCATCTTGGTCAAATGAAGAAAATGTCCTCCAATTGATGGTAAACTTTGGGTAATTCGAAGAGGGTAACtgagaattaattaagtcTACAAAACTTGTTGAGAAATGATGACAGGTCACATCAAAAGGAGAAAGATGATAACTTTGTAATACCCAGTTGTTAAATTGTCTAAAAGAATGGAAATTTTGATTATACAGAAAGACCCTACACCTCGAAATCTTGCTTTTTGATGCATAGGCTCGAAATAGAGAAGCAACAGGGCCTCTTGCCATTAGAAATTCACAAAcaccaaaaaaaatatatgtatgcACGTATGTATGCAAGTCTGTGATTTCAAAGAGAAGATAAAAAAGACGAGCAAAATTTTAGAGAATTATATCGAGCATACCTGAATTAGTATAAcaagaaagagagaggaaaTGGAGGGAAAGTGGTGGACGGGGTTAAGCCACCTTAAACCCTAAACCCATATGTCGGTTCTTCCTTTCTATCCGGTCCTCGGACAAACTTCAATAATGAACCCATTATTTCTCTTTCGGgttcaagaaaataatggctattctttccatttttattttttatttttaaaaataattttactaaaatttgtaaaatattatataaaatatttttattttctatttagatAGCatttaaatgtaaagaattttaattttaaataaataaagtaaaatttttatttttatttgaaaacaagctactctttattaaaaaaaatataatattatacttgtattctaaaattagctataattcagaaaatatgagaaatttttttttatttacaaaatattaCACAAATAAACATTCATGTGATtttactttcaattttttctttatgagaGATTTACTCTCAAAACTCTAATTAACAATGTGAGAGCATTGATTTGTCTTTAATGTTCTGtaaaggaaaatcaaaagaaaataaattggaGAAGTAGGGATTCAGAATTTCAGATTCAACAAATGTgaattcaaaataaagataaatactgttgctttttctttcttaccaaatgataaataaaaaatttactttttttcttttaaaaagacagtctttttctttatctatcttaatttatatagttGATTTTTTCATTTTCGGTTATTATTTAGTAAGTAATTGTAATTaatgtaaatattattatatataattagattttacatttaatcttcatattttatttttaacattgtactttttatagagaaatttagtaaaagtatttttagaaaaatatatttaaaatttaataacattGATTGAGAATGAATTTTTGGGACAAGaagaatactattttatttgtttttcttctttatttctttcgtcttgatattttctattttctagaCATAGTATAAATCTGcgtttcaaaaagaaaataaaaagataagagaaaatcaaaatggataggtattctatatttttcatttttattatttctgctTTTCtagagaaggaaagaaaaaaagaaacatgattTACTATATTTCTCCTAAAATTCAGATTccgagaaagaaaaaaattaaaaatcaaatatagatGGAAAAAATGCAATGCCAAATTAACCCTCAGATactaaaaattacaaaacctCATATGCATCAATGGAGCATCTTCTTGACTGGTATTCTGTTTTTCTCATACAAATAATACTTCTTTTCTAACAAATtaacgtgtatatatatacataataataaGATCGGTAATTCCTATCAAGAACTCTTCTCTTCTAGCATAATAGGTAGCTCTAAATTCTCACCTCCTCTCTGAATCTTCAGCATTACTGTGTCCCCCACATTATAGTCATCCAACAATTTGTATAACTCTGCTTTGCTTTTAACCTGATGAAATATAGCATCAAGATATCATCAACAAGTATGCTCTTCGATTTCGAGCCTCTTCAATTAATGAAAAGTAGTTAACTATCTCGTCTTGGTTGATAAGTTGGGTGTGATCTAGAATCAAAAGCCAGAGTCAAATTTTCTCTGAACATAATCTATCAGTTTATTGCACACTAAATTTCTGCAGTACACCTTTTAGGTTTTCTAGTCCAGATTATTTATACAGGTTGATATTGCATGTTTTAAATGGATGCCATGGCACTGGCAGCTTTTAATTGCACCAAGTAAATGATTGATCATGCATTTTAGAAATAAGAGTAGAATCGAAAGACCAATTTCAGCAAGATGGAGCTCACAGGCATGTTATCCACTGCAAGAATAACATCTCCAAGTACAATATTTCCAGCAAAACCCCTTGTAGTTGGAAGTAACCCTGCCTTTGCTGCAAGACTATTGCCTGGAACCTACATCACCATGAAATAAATTTAGGAAAATCATCAATGAAATGAAAGCAAGATGTTAGACTAGATTATGCGGAAGCATATCtagaaaaaaagattaaaaatctaTAGAATAGAAGTATGCATATCCAATGTAATACCTGCAGAATTAGAGCACCATTTCGAACATTAAGTTGGTTTGCAATCAGATCAGGAGCAATTTCCACATTCAAAGCAGCTCGAACAACCTAATGAAAATGAACCTTGATGCTCAGACAAGTGATTATCCTTGATTGGCAGGATTTACTCAGAACAAGCTGTCTATAACAATTGTGAGTGCAAGTGAAGAATCTGATTGTAGCAAATAGTAGCAAGAGAAAACTTACTTTaccaaattgaattaattgagGCACAATTTTGAGCACTGTTGAGGATGGTATGGCAAAGCCTACACCAGCAGATGTTCCTGCATCACAAAACTTACAATTCAACTTGTTGAAAACACATGGTTCTTATAAGCATAGCCTTTTAACATCAACTCCTTACTCATTCACATCCTTCAACAAAATCACTTAAACCTAAATGTGCCAACTACTGACCAATAATTGAGCATTTCATTTTGCAAATCTCAAGTAACAATTATTTTGCATGTTCTATTCAGATTATGTTATACAAAGAGTACAATGAAAAAGATTTACAAATTATACCTGTCTGAGTAAAAATTGCTGTATTAATTCCAATTAGACTTCCTTTAGAATCCAATAAAGGACCTCCACTGccataataagaagaaaaaggaaaatagcATCAATGCAAAAGTCAGGAAGCAGTATTGTTTCACTGACACGTAGTAAAGTTTCCACAGTTCCAATGATATCGAGAGCCAGGGAAAActctaaaagaaaaggaaaggacAATTAGAGGGAGCCACTTATGGCAGCAATGTGAGAAAAAGTCTTTCATGGTTATATTCAtaccaatttaattttacatgtATGCCTTGCCTTGCATTATTTGCAAATATTTACTGGGGACAATTTCCCCATCTTGTGCTTGGTGGTTAATCATTATACTTGAAGGCTAGATTTCTTGTGTTATAAATACATGCATTGGATTGGAGATGGGCGTTCCACAAATGAAGATATAAGGAGTTAGATTGCGGTGCATGTATAAGAGAGAGTTGAGCCTTTTGGCTTATGGTTTGTGTGGGAAACTTTATCTGCATTTTAGGAATATTAGAAAGGGTTACTTTCTAAATTTCAGAAGGACTAATGATGTAGCGCAGCTTGTGCTAGGATTATTTTTCCCATGTGGTGTTGAACTTTGCCCTCAGAGAGAGGAGCGCTCGTAGTGGGAGGAAGAATATTATTGAAGGGCCAGCATATCCTTTGAGGTATATTCTTCTTGTTAGTATGGTAATCGATATGGTTATGCCTATAGAAAATGAGAGGGACATAATATGTTTTATACTATATTTGTGTGAGTGAGGGATTAACAATTTGTCCCTGCAAAATTGTATTCACATTTGTAGTAGTAGATGATGCAGGTCAATTGAGAGACTGGACCTCGTAAAATTCTTGTGTTGTTTGagtgtttatttatttgtatgtgTGGGTCTATAACATAAATCTGTCAACTTTGAGAATGCCTGTGTTTAACAGGTGTTCAagtaagataaataaaaaactaacctATTTCCCGGATTGATGGCTGCATCTGTTTGAATTCCACCACCAATTGTTACTCCAGTTTGACTAAATATATCTCGATTCAATCCGCTGATTACCCCTACTGTAAGAGTGTGATCAAAGCCAAATGGGTTCCCAATTGCAAGACATTGCTGCCCGACTCTTAGAGAAGAAGACTGCCCCACTTTAATTGGCTTCAACAGATCATCAGATGCTTCTACctagaatttcaaaaatattgaGAAAACATGCTATAACAGGAAGTCAATCTACAAAATAGAAGCTGCATGTTCAAGACACACTGACCAACCCCCAATGACATTAGAATATGGCTATAGTGCCAATAATTACTTAATAGTTTACTTAATGGTAAGCACTGGGCAGATTTAGTGTATGGGAATTGAAAGGAATCACTCTGCTTAAGACTGGAAAAAACATAGATTTATGGGTGTGCGCAAATGTGTGTGTGTATGTATGTATTTAAGCATcatgtttctttttaaattccaGTGTTCAACCATATCCGATGTGTGAAATATGTATTTGTTTAAACTTGAAATTAAGTTCCCCTATTATCACTGTTTTAAAGACAGTCAGGCTGTACCTAATTACAAGATAAAAATGGAGAAGAAACATATCATACTCAAACATCTTGACAACAACTTCACATAAGCAAAGATCACATGAATCTTAATATTTGTCCCTAAATGTATGGATGAGCTGGAGCAGAGAAAATTCATGGCCACTTGCTAAGCAGCCATGTATGAAATCTGTGTGTCTGCACCGTGAAATTAAGAAGAATATCTGACACATACAACAGCAACAATGTTCTAGGAGGTGCAATGTATGTCAGCATGTAGAATAGGAATTAATGTCAAAGAACAGTAAAGCAACCAACAAATGAATTGACATTAGAAACGCATACTAGAAGCACCAGATATCTCCAGGATATCTCGTTTTGACACAGAATCAATGCTAATGACCAGATTGGTACTCAATCATTTCCATAGGCAGctaaattcatttattctaatgtatttttattgcAGAGAAATCTAGAAAATTAGTtgtgttaaaatttttaaagttcAAGAGcatagagaaaagaaacacCTTCAAGACAGCAAGGTCCTTAGCACGGTCAGCACCAATCAATTTTCCCTCAAAGTTCTTCTGTACCCTTCTCAAAAACCACAGAAAATTTGTTAGTCACATGCAACAGTAATCATAAATAGATTCTCATCCATGCAAAACATTTTGCACAATGCAGTTAAGTTCACATGTCAAGTCAAAGGGAACTTATCTCACCCTTCTGACGCAAGAATATTAACTCGAGCAACAACTTGCCCAGAACCTGGATTTCTTGAAAGGGCATTGCCTATCACTAGAAATTATGAAGAAACAGAAATTAGCTTCGAAATTTATAATCATGTACTAATCTTAAAAGCTAACCAGTATTTTAtcatatcaaatattttattcagcACATGCATCATTTCGCAAACAAGACTGCTTTTCATACTCGAAAGGTGAAGCAACAAAATTTTAAGAGCCATGTTGAACAGTAATTTGAAAGCTGTCAATTATACAAagacaacaaaaataatagagaaaacaagaaaactaGAACGATCTTATATGCTATTCTGCAATTTCACTCAATGGAATAGATCACTGCAGAAAGGTGCCTATCTATTGTTTCAGGACACCTACTCTCCTAGCAAATTAACTCATACAGCAGAGTATGGTTCTCTGAGATCCTTACCATGATAATTTGTCACAATGTGTCCCTGTCCATCCCAAACTAC comes from Ricinus communis isolate WT05 ecotype wild-type chromosome 5, ASM1957865v1, whole genome shotgun sequence and encodes:
- the LOC8269479 gene encoding DExH-box ATP-dependent RNA helicase DExH18, mitochondrial translates to MARGPVASLFRAYASKSKISRCRVFLYNQNFHSFRQFNNWVLQSYHLSPFDVTCHHFSTSFVDLINSQLPSSNYPKFTINWRTFSSFDQDGDNKNSANSELEENDTVDILENVDENTMEDGADGVNESTFSDPLVVDNENRCVNESTFSDPLVVDDENGNQDSNDLVRKENVAFRDAIELYRELRNAEKNDTLKRSDWDTLQEIFYYFANSGWAANQALAIYIGRSFFPTAARNFRNFFCKKSSAELALYLVSIGPSDAAVRFLFPIFVEYCIEEFPDEIKRFQGMLQSADLRKPHTWFPFARVMKRKIIYHCGPTNSGKTYNALQRFMEAKKGVYCSPLRLLAMEVFDKVNAHGVYCSLYTGQEKKTVPFANHVACTVEMVSSDELYDVAVIDEIQMMGDAFRGYAWTRALLGLKADEIHLCGDPSVLNIVRKICSETGDELIENHYGRFKPLVVEAKTLLGDLKNVRSGDCVVAFSRREIFEVKLTIEKHTKHRCCVIYGALPPETRRQQANLFNDQDNEFDVLVASDAVGMGLNLNIRRVVFNSLSKYNGDKIVSVPASQVKQIAGRAGRRGSRYPDGLTTTLHLDDLNYLIECLKQPFEEVKKVGLFPFFEQVELFAGKIPNITFPQMLEKFGESCRLDGSYFLCRHDHIKKVANMLEKVQGLSLEDRFNFCFAPVNIRDPKAMYHLLRFASSYSQKVPVGIAMGMPKGSARNDTELLNLETKHQVLSMYLWLSHQFKEETFPYKKKAEAMATEIADLLGDSLTKARWKLESRQAGKARAKQQKDGYKRPNSLIKRYKETMEDKHSPEECSKKVAA
- the LOC8269480 gene encoding protease Do-like 8, chloroplastic, translating into MQMMACNYSWPLQNSLPHHHGTIIIPKRFFLGRRRLLCCVSNDVLSSHSISISRAIKDEGKYASEEKCKISPSTTRRMLLSSLFMYLGYHPTRYLSAQALGDPSVTVEEVTPPVSLSGALFPTEERIVQLFEKNTYSVVNIFDVTLRPQLNITGVVEIPEGNGSGVVWDGQGHIVTNYHVIGNALSRNPGSGQVVARVNILASEGVQKNFEGKLIGADRAKDLAVLKVEASDDLLKPIKVGQSSSLRVGQQCLAIGNPFGFDHTLTVGVISGLNRDIFSQTGVTIGGGIQTDAAINPGNSGGPLLDSKGSLIGINTAIFTQTGTSAGVGFAIPSSTVLKIVPQLIQFGKVVRAALNVEIAPDLIANQLNVRNGALILQVPGNSLAAKAGLLPTTRGFAGNIVLGDVILAVDNMPVKSKAELYKLLDDYNVGDTVMLKIQRGGENLELPIMLEEKSS